The nucleotide window TCTCTTGAGATTCTACCAAGATATGGACTGTAGGTTTAAAGATGAATCGGcataagaaatatatatatgactTCAATCAAAGAAATTCTCGTACTTCTTCCATAAATTCCGATACCTCAACAGATCAAGATGCTAGATATTCGATGATACTTGACATTCAAGTTTGTGGGTGGCAATGTGTTAGCATGAAAGTAGTTCAAATAAGATTGTTATGATCAACGGAAAAAGCTTCGCTCGATAAGAATATCccacatgaaaataaaaaaacatggaGCAGAGAAGTATCGATTGATGTATCGGTACAGCATACATAAAAGCACAGTTCTCAGAATAGTGAAGCTTACACTAAGCAAATACACCATAACATACTCTCGAGTCTCGATCGTAAAAATATCGAGTAGACTTCAGATCTTGACGAACAGCAGTGTCTTCATCTAAGTCAAAGTTGGCTCCTCGGAGGTTGGCTCCTCAAAAGTAGCGTTTTCCCCATCTACATAAAGCGAAAAGTGGAAAGAAGAAAATTTGCATAAGCAAGAAAACTAAAGCACAAACTGTTGCAACATTGAATGCATGAGTTTTTTCGGATGTTACCTTCTCCTGCTGGAGCACAAGGAGATCTGCGGTACCGTGTCTGTTGCTGAGTTGGCTGCAAGAAGGAAAAGCATTTATGAGAAACTATCCTTGTGTAGTCTCATAGTCTGTAGATTTAGTTTGTTCAGATCATAATGGCTGGATAAGACGAAACGGTGAATCATTTTGACTTTGAGGTTCCAAAGGTTTAGACAATCGGTTACTTTTGTTACCCGCCTGTTCCCTTCACCCAATTTGTACCCGAATAAAGGATACAAAATCTATCATTCTCTATCCACTACTTTTCCCATAAGTGCTCTTTCTCGGGCACATAATAGTTCAAAATGAACTGTTATGCCCGCATACAGAGGTTCACGGTCTTAAAGCAGAAGTAGTGTAACACATTAACAGTGCCACCTTAAGAGCTTAGCAGCTATACCCGCATCCGGACGCAATTATTCGACATATGAATCCCTCAACTTATTTACTGCACATATGTATTCAGAGatctaaatgctttaaaaatcaaacaaaacctCAAAAAAATCGGGCCTCACGAAGTGTCGGACAGAGAGATGGATAATAAGCCTATTCTCATAACTCCAGATGCATCACTAGTATGATGAACATTGTCCTTCTTTAGAATCTGTTCTCTTGGGTTTTTCAGCTCACTTCAATGCAAATTAGTTCAGCTGCTTTCATCCTCCAAAAGAATATAACCTTAATTTGCAGGTGTTTGCCAAAGgtcaattggaaacaacctctttgttataaCTAACAAGGGTACGGTTGTCTAAATCTGATCCCCAAACCCAgccctaggtgggagccaatTAATGGCAGCTATGTTACTTAGACTCGGAAACTAATGTTGGAATACGtatccaagtgtcggatacctctaaatatttgattttacgcctaaaatgaagtgacTAAGTGcgataccaatgtccgagcatcaaaaGGATTGGACACGGGTacatgaagcaaaatgaagagttcgaGTAACATAGAATGATAGTAATGGATTGTTGTTGTTGATTCAGAGAAACAAATAGCCCAACACAAACTAACACGAGTAAGAAGATAGCTGAAAATTTATACATGTCAAGTGCACAAAGATTTTATACATCGTCTGTTGGATTGCAAAGACAAATTTATTTAAACTACACAACGGATGTTGCATACGCATCATAAAGTCTTTATGTTACCTAAGTTTGATCACTTAGTCGTACTCTATTGAGATAGGATATGAGAGGCGGTTTTACAAAGTTAGTCAGTTCAACAATTACCTGCAATTTAGGCCGAAGTGCCTCAAGAGGCCCTTTAGGCTTTGCTACGCCTTgctgttccaagaaacaaaaggtgCATTAGCAAGTTATGATAGCTATAGTATACTTCTACATGAAAGTGAAATCCCAATGGATTGAAAAAATTCAGATGCAAAAAAGCACCTTTCCAAGAGCCCAATCTGCTGAATCAAAGTATGCCCTTTCGTGATCCTGGCACGAAAATTATAACTTCAGTTGATCACcatatttaaaatcaaagtacACACGTTTTATCTATCATAAAAATATAGGTCCTAGGAACCTCAAATTTTTCCAATAAACTAGAGCCTatgtttctttaaattttgcTACATAATATCTACAAGTTCTCACCAGTTACTTGGACTCGAGTACTGACGTGGAATACTGGTACGTATCCATGTGTCGAATAcaactaaatattcaattttacgcctaaaaagGCTAAAATGAAGTGTATAAGGGACATACCAATGTCCAAGCATCAAAGATCGGacccgtgaagcaaaatgaacgGTGCGAGTAACATAGGTTCTCACTACGATTTGCATACAGCAAATTCAAACGGACAATTGAGTATCAAAATGGCATCCAAATTCCAAAACTCATAAAAAAGATGGAAATCTTTATATGAAATCATGTTCATAATACCTTGGAAATTAGTGGTGGTTTCTTGGGCACAATTCCTCCATACTTTTTCTTAACAGAAGCTTCCTATGAATGGAGGTAATTCAAAAATTCAACTCTTAGAATGTTGAAATCAAAACCTACTTTGATTGATCTTTAATCCAAAACAAAAgggaaaaaaatcaatttaaaaccaacaaaaaaggTAAGAAATGACTCAAATACCTGTTCATGAGCAGATGGCATTGCGCTTGAATTTTCTTCTTCCATATTTCCGATAATTATGTCTACTTGATATCTTTGGCAGCTGACAATCTGATCTTCACCCAATCAAATAATAGATCAAACAAATTAGGTAAAAAAGAAATCTAAATTTTCATCAGTGCATAAACCAATCAATCTAATCAGATTGCAACTAAAAGAAATCATTAACGAATATAGGGTTTGAAAGGATTCAATCTTTGAGCGCGGAATTAGCAAGATCAAAGGTAAATCAATTTGGGGAAACATGTAAGAAAGAAATTTCCCAAACCCTAATCTAACAGgggaaaatgttaaatttttcataaaattaatgaagaaaattCAAAGAAATTACCTGggtttttcaaatttaattctcGTCTTCAAAGCCTGTGGCCTCAGCAGCAAATTTTCATGTTTTGTCCCCTCTTTCGCTTATGTAAATTCTctatttcatttcttttttcttttagtcattttaaataaaaaattggaaataattattcatatattatttatttttattgattttttatattattattgattattaattattgattttaaattttggagAAGTAGTAGCACAAATAATTCACTTGAATCTTAATGATGGGGTGTTGTGGTCTTGTGGGTGTGAATCCAATGCATGTGAGTAGTGACTACTGACTAGTACCATTTCTCTCACATGATAAATTTAAGATAAGAttaatgtatataatatattttttagtgttaaattaaaatattagagTGAATAGAGAATAAGAATTCAcgtaaataatcattaaaattgatataattCTATTACATCATATAGTCAATGTCAATCTTTTAGGATTAAGACTTTGGTATTGTCATTGTATATGTTGGATAAGATTAAATAACATTATACACTTAAAGAAAGGGAAACCAATTGTTCATGTACATGGTCGATCCCCTATCACAAGAGGAAAACCGTAAAAGAAAACTTTTAAGCATTAGGCTAAATAAAAAAAGCCTCCAATAAACTCTGAATTCATTACTCCCTCCATCCTacaaattttgttatatttttcacTTTGGTCTCCCTCCTAGAATTTGCCACATTTCTACATCTCATTATCtcattcatatatattttttttatttttacatctTTACATATTTCTCTCACTTTTTCATAAAACACCACTTTTTTCTCCTACTCCTTTATATTACCACATAGgagtgttcaaaacagacccaaTAATTCGAAAGTTAGCCGACCTTGTAACCGAAcccgatttgacccgacttcaaaaataatttacaattatgtaaaaaaacaaTAAGGATACAAAACCAGAAATCAACCcgataacccgaatgaacacctctaccgtAAGTATTTGTAGCAAATATTGTGAGACAGGGAGTATTAGCTTTCATGAGTTCCTTTTCCTTTGATTTTTCAATATCGTTAGGTGTCCTATGCAAGGGGTACTATCATTCAATTCTATTCAGTTAAAGTTAAATAATTTCTCATTCATTCAGAATGAACGTATTGGAGTTAGGAAATTCATTTTATGTAGGCAATTTTGCTTGGAAATTACACCAAAGGAAATGATATTCATACTATTAACA belongs to Amaranthus tricolor cultivar Red isolate AtriRed21 chromosome 17, ASM2621246v1, whole genome shotgun sequence and includes:
- the LOC130804192 gene encoding uncharacterized protein LOC130804192; this encodes MEEENSSAMPSAHEQEASVKKKYGGIVPKKPPLISKDHERAYFDSADWALGKQGVAKPKGPLEALRPKLQPTQQQTRYRRSPCAPAGEDGENATFEEPTSEEPTLT